A portion of the Leptospira noumeaensis genome contains these proteins:
- a CDS encoding ATP--guanido phosphotransferase: protein MRFCRFCGTKESQFRKSGKFGCIHCVSVFDYPKPNHKKIISDKEIQTLENFVKENPKSLTLLSLRTRITRNLKSNLFPFYEPSELKSKQLLVDNKMDFFLYPNQSLSTETRNENPESMMGFYLGSEDHIRFEKIVPGGQWCRKKNESGFGNYLSIYRFFFQKENWAHHPELGFVSSCPTNLGAGRRDSLLVAVEPEAVSEFFSKLQSLLEFGIEFAPSSDHRTRNIGKDRVIVVKISWKNASVIQKRKFYKILGLLGSY from the coding sequence ATGCGCTTTTGCCGTTTTTGCGGAACCAAAGAATCTCAGTTTCGTAAAAGCGGTAAGTTCGGTTGTATCCACTGTGTTTCTGTTTTTGATTACCCCAAACCAAATCATAAAAAAATAATTTCTGATAAAGAAATCCAAACCTTAGAAAACTTTGTAAAAGAAAATCCAAAGTCCTTAACACTTTTATCTTTACGAACAAGAATCACAAGAAATCTCAAATCAAATCTTTTTCCCTTTTACGAACCTTCCGAATTGAAATCAAAACAACTGTTAGTGGATAATAAAATGGACTTTTTTCTTTATCCAAACCAGTCTCTGTCTACGGAAACACGAAATGAAAATCCGGAATCTATGATGGGTTTTTATTTGGGATCAGAAGATCACATTCGTTTTGAAAAAATCGTTCCCGGTGGGCAATGGTGCAGAAAGAAAAATGAGAGCGGATTTGGAAATTACCTCTCCATTTACCGATTTTTTTTCCAAAAGGAAAATTGGGCACACCACCCGGAACTGGGTTTTGTTTCTTCCTGTCCAACCAATTTAGGGGCCGGGAGGAGGGACTCTCTTCTGGTTGCGGTGGAGCCAGAAGCCGTTTCTGAGTTTTTTTCAAAATTACAATCTCTTCTCGAATTTGGTATAGAATTTGCTCCTTCCTCCGATCATAGAACTAGAAACATCGGAAAAGACCGAGTTATTGTCGTAAAAATTTCGTGGAAGAACGCTTCCGTGATTCAAAAACGTAAGTTTTACAAAATTCTTGGTTTACTAGGCTCCTATTAA
- a CDS encoding ABC transporter ATP-binding protein — protein MTDMNVKPTVSVRKLEKYYQVVDNRYHIISGLDFEVLPGEIVSVEGASGVGKSTLLNILGAMDSFDDGEVDVCGVSLKNLNEKQRESFRAEKISFIFQQHLLLPDFTALENVMMPLLIARMNPSLAKQRAIEILQKVGLGERTESFPSQLSGGESARVGVARALVGRRQLILADEPTGNLDRDNSRHLMDLIKELQNEFKFSLILVTHDLELASMAHKRNRIVSGKLTPVT, from the coding sequence ATGACTGATATGAATGTAAAACCAACTGTTTCTGTTCGCAAATTAGAAAAATACTACCAGGTTGTGGACAATAGATACCATATCATCTCCGGCCTTGATTTTGAAGTTTTACCTGGTGAGATTGTCTCTGTGGAAGGAGCTTCGGGAGTGGGGAAGTCCACACTTCTGAATATCCTTGGGGCCATGGATTCGTTTGACGACGGTGAGGTGGATGTTTGCGGAGTGAGCCTAAAAAATCTAAACGAAAAACAAAGAGAAAGTTTTCGTGCTGAAAAAATTTCTTTTATTTTCCAACAACATCTATTGTTACCAGACTTTACTGCATTAGAAAATGTGATGATGCCACTTCTGATTGCAAGGATGAATCCCAGTTTAGCAAAACAACGAGCCATTGAAATTTTACAAAAAGTAGGGCTTGGGGAGAGAACAGAAAGTTTTCCTTCCCAACTCTCCGGTGGTGAAAGCGCAAGAGTCGGTGTGGCACGTGCACTTGTGGGAAGAAGGCAACTCATCTTGGCAGATGAACCTACAGGGAATTTGGATCGTGATAACTCGCGCCATTTGATGGACCTTATCAAAGAACTCCAAAACGAATTTAAGTTTTCTTTAATTCTTGTGACACATGACTTGGAACTTGCCTCCATGGCTCACAAAAGAAATCGAATTGTATCCGGAAAGCTAACTCCCGTTACATAA
- a CDS encoding ABC transporter permease, with protein sequence MGIVSLITIRYIRGSRVLGFLSIKSRLSFIVMAVGVGLLVVVLSIFNGFQKQVKESLWQGGPHITIENSYGSGAIYDYEKVIAHLKDDPKLAESFVSVEGNITSHGLIQSNNNFNPIMIRAVPVDSIEKLVENGLPNFPRLLQYDRDKIQSINTEKLVVVGKEMSAIYGYGLGREITMAVPGGRFTVERGVQVNVQTFRLAGLFKTGYYNYDSKFVFLSLPQAQEFFKMKGAVNQVAIKVRSLDDLKLTKHRILSRLNEDNWNKKIQDDTSWSVRTIAEEQENFLAALRLEKTIISIIVFLFIVLAALGMVATVHSLIRAKRRSIGTLKALGLASNDILLIFTLNAMIVGILSSLVGGMTGIFIATQLEVIINAISEIINGVGGLLNPGDWDPVELVPKDIYYFDHIPVDIDISFIFMVTTAATILSGLAGYFPARMAANLNPVDTIRND encoded by the coding sequence ATGGGAATCGTCTCTTTAATCACAATCCGTTACATCCGAGGGTCCAGAGTTCTGGGTTTCCTCTCCATCAAATCCAGGCTGTCGTTCATTGTTATGGCGGTGGGAGTGGGACTCCTAGTAGTTGTCCTCTCCATTTTCAACGGATTCCAAAAACAAGTAAAAGAATCTCTCTGGCAAGGGGGGCCACACATCACAATTGAGAATTCCTATGGGTCAGGGGCGATTTATGATTATGAAAAGGTCATCGCGCACCTTAAGGATGATCCAAAACTTGCCGAGTCATTCGTTTCTGTGGAAGGAAATATCACTAGCCATGGTCTCATCCAAAGTAATAACAATTTTAATCCAATTATGATTCGTGCAGTCCCTGTGGACTCAATTGAAAAATTGGTGGAGAATGGACTTCCCAACTTTCCTAGGTTATTGCAATACGATCGTGATAAAATCCAATCCATCAATACTGAGAAATTGGTAGTAGTAGGAAAAGAAATGAGTGCCATCTATGGTTACGGTCTAGGTCGAGAAATCACTATGGCTGTTCCTGGTGGAAGGTTCACTGTGGAACGTGGGGTTCAAGTCAACGTTCAAACCTTTCGTTTGGCCGGACTTTTTAAAACAGGTTATTATAATTATGATTCTAAGTTTGTGTTTTTATCTCTTCCACAAGCCCAAGAATTTTTTAAAATGAAAGGTGCAGTCAACCAAGTAGCCATTAAGGTTCGTTCCCTTGATGATTTGAAATTGACCAAACATAGAATCTTATCCCGGTTAAACGAAGACAATTGGAATAAAAAAATCCAAGATGATACTTCCTGGTCTGTTCGAACCATCGCAGAAGAACAAGAAAACTTTTTGGCAGCACTCCGACTTGAAAAAACAATCATTTCTATTATTGTTTTTCTTTTTATCGTTCTTGCGGCCCTCGGGATGGTAGCAACAGTCCACTCTCTCATTCGTGCTAAAAGAAGATCCATTGGAACCTTAAAAGCACTTGGTCTTGCTTCTAATGATATCCTTCTCATCTTTACATTGAACGCAATGATCGTGGGAATTTTATCTTCCCTTGTTGGTGGGATGACCGGAATTTTTATTGCGACACAGCTAGAAGTCATCATCAATGCAATTTCTGAAATCATCAATGGTGTGGGAGGATTACTCAACCCAGGCGATTGGGATCCTGTGGAACTAGTTCCCAAAGATATTTATTACTTTGATCATATCCCTGTGGATATCGATATTTCCTTTATTTTTATGGTAACAACGGCAGCGACCATCCTTTCTGGGCTTGCAGGATATTTCCCTGCGCGTATGGCAGCCAATCTAAACCCTGTGGATACAATACGAAATGACTGA
- a CDS encoding LIC_10230 family protein — translation MEKFKKQLPILTPLFIALVILHSLFVDYSVQFPDSFSSENSESAIQAMKPQVVSENGVLNRISYLESFLVELESRELPVDTEQEETKDNIKRVLVGQKLLLGLSLFYLLLSFSVAVSYVFRVWFHKVLANVFYPISFVFLLPKVFFQLNLMVQNEVFSYFYFVFLVCTYISSILSYRWILKNKELAEGFQALQFSSSLEEEGRSPSSTKTGSIFSPIFHVAIIILIGILIGNLIYIPLFLLQKHYVSEFSYFIFFLLGILSLFYIFNYKKVGGEPSINNWKNFAVSFAYLQFRFLRNSFWAMFSTVVIVLFVTFLFSLLLFNIDLIQNNLGLFGKSTEF, via the coding sequence ATGGAAAAATTCAAAAAACAACTTCCTATCCTTACACCTCTATTCATAGCACTAGTCATTCTCCACTCTCTTTTTGTTGACTATTCCGTTCAATTCCCCGATTCTTTTTCTTCCGAAAATTCGGAATCTGCCATTCAAGCCATGAAACCTCAAGTAGTTTCTGAAAATGGAGTTTTGAATCGGATTTCTTATTTAGAATCTTTCCTAGTAGAATTAGAATCCAGAGAACTGCCTGTAGATACAGAGCAAGAAGAAACAAAAGACAATATCAAACGAGTTCTTGTGGGACAAAAACTTTTACTAGGGCTTTCTCTTTTTTATTTATTGTTAAGTTTTTCCGTAGCTGTGTCTTATGTTTTCCGAGTTTGGTTTCATAAGGTACTTGCCAACGTATTTTATCCTATTTCTTTCGTTTTTCTTTTACCAAAGGTTTTTTTCCAACTCAACCTCATGGTTCAAAATGAGGTTTTTTCCTATTTTTATTTTGTATTTTTAGTTTGTACTTACATCTCAAGTATTTTGTCTTACAGATGGATTCTAAAAAACAAAGAATTGGCAGAAGGGTTCCAGGCTTTACAGTTTTCTTCTTCCTTAGAAGAAGAAGGTAGATCTCCAAGTTCTACAAAAACAGGATCTATTTTTTCACCAATATTCCATGTTGCGATCATCATCCTCATTGGAATTTTGATTGGAAACTTAATTTATATCCCACTTTTTCTCTTACAAAAACACTATGTGAGCGAATTTAGTTATTTTATATTCTTTTTACTGGGGATTTTGTCTTTGTTTTATATCTTCAACTACAAAAAGGTTGGAGGAGAACCGAGCATTAACAATTGGAAAAATTTTGCAGTTAGTTTTGCTTATTTACAATTTCGATTTTTAAGGAATAGTTTTTGGGCGATGTTTAGCACCGTAGTGATTGTTCTGTTTGTAACTTTTTTATTCAGCCTACTTCTATTTAATATCGATCTCATCCAAAACAATTTAGGATTATTCGGTAAAAGCACAGAATTTTAG
- a CDS encoding toxin-antitoxin system YwqK family antitoxin has product MTSTSTPIKESSIWIFVSLLLFVLLVGLVFGPCKGTVTRPSSVPKEAEYQKKTNYYKLTADGTYREWYENGNLVTEVPVNAFGQPNGKSNRLNYLNGIPIMEGNFVNGDRDGLWKFHFSDGKPYIELNYQSGNRKKQLWIQTAELGNETGSYQRYFHSGRLNEKGFFDGGFRTGDWVRYYPDTKVEEKGSYENDKKVGEWFYYYPTGTKEASEVYNSEGELLKRVTYYPNGQLWCVVQKGKDPECH; this is encoded by the coding sequence ATGACATCCACATCTACACCCATTAAAGAAAGTTCGATTTGGATCTTTGTGTCCTTATTACTATTTGTATTGTTAGTTGGTTTGGTTTTTGGCCCATGTAAGGGTACGGTAACAAGACCAAGTTCTGTTCCCAAAGAAGCAGAGTATCAGAAAAAAACAAACTATTATAAACTAACCGCGGATGGTACCTATCGCGAGTGGTATGAAAACGGAAATTTAGTAACCGAAGTTCCCGTGAATGCCTTTGGGCAACCAAATGGAAAAAGTAACCGTTTGAATTACTTAAACGGAATTCCCATTATGGAAGGTAATTTTGTCAACGGCGACCGGGATGGGCTTTGGAAGTTTCATTTTTCTGACGGTAAACCTTATATCGAACTAAACTATCAGTCGGGGAATCGAAAGAAACAATTGTGGATCCAAACTGCGGAACTTGGAAATGAAACCGGCTCTTACCAAAGATACTTTCACAGTGGTCGTTTGAACGAAAAAGGTTTCTTTGATGGTGGTTTTCGCACAGGTGATTGGGTTCGTTATTACCCAGACACAAAAGTGGAAGAAAAAGGAAGTTATGAAAATGATAAGAAGGTTGGGGAGTGGTTTTATTATTATCCAACTGGAACCAAAGAAGCTTCAGAAGTCTATAATTCCGAAGGCGAACTTTTGAAACGTGTTACTTATTATCCGAACGGCCAGTTATGGTGTGTGGTGCAGAAAGGAAAAGACCCGGAGTGCCACTAA
- a CDS encoding mechanosensitive ion channel family protein: MGGSSLKEFYWDLNPLTLLVRSNRDFAETMILFGYMVVFAVFSYKVTMILVERIKPAPDAVHEYNRRKVARMGFLLVFGIAYLPVIFSSLSLLPTVLGLAGAGIVISLKEVWLNMVGWFMIMGANGFKVGDRIELDNIKGDVVNIGFFKFTLLEIASDPRFEQSTNRLIHFPNYNIVLHRFFIVSETMDFVWDEFKVYLNINSNWEKAEKICSQILHEELVLAPELVESKIREMSKNYLVRLGKTTPIVYTSLEPEGTILMCLRYLTPIRSKRLNRILISKEILTKFKNENDIHIYTH, encoded by the coding sequence ATGGGTGGAAGTAGCCTAAAAGAATTCTATTGGGATTTGAATCCACTCACCTTGCTCGTACGGTCGAATCGTGATTTTGCGGAAACTATGATCCTATTTGGATACATGGTTGTATTCGCTGTTTTCTCTTATAAAGTCACCATGATTCTTGTCGAAAGAATCAAACCAGCCCCCGATGCCGTTCATGAATACAATCGTAGAAAAGTAGCACGTATGGGTTTCCTTTTGGTTTTTGGAATTGCCTACCTCCCTGTTATTTTTTCTAGTTTATCTTTGCTTCCTACTGTCCTCGGTCTTGCCGGTGCGGGGATTGTCATTTCACTCAAAGAAGTTTGGCTGAACATGGTTGGGTGGTTTATGATTATGGGCGCCAATGGATTTAAAGTAGGAGACCGAATCGAACTCGATAACATCAAAGGTGATGTTGTGAACATTGGTTTTTTTAAGTTTACCTTACTTGAAATTGCATCCGACCCAAGGTTTGAACAGTCCACAAACCGGCTCATTCATTTTCCCAATTACAATATTGTTTTGCATCGATTCTTTATTGTTTCCGAAACTATGGATTTTGTTTGGGATGAGTTTAAAGTTTATTTAAATATCAATTCCAATTGGGAAAAAGCTGAAAAAATCTGTTCTCAAATCCTACATGAAGAACTGGTACTAGCACCCGAACTTGTGGAATCTAAAATCCGAGAAATGTCAAAAAACTATCTCGTGAGACTTGGCAAAACCACTCCAATCGTATATACTTCCTTAGAACCAGAGGGAACCATCCTTATGTGTTTAAGGTATTTAACACCAATTAGATCTAAACGTCTCAATCGAATTCTTATCTCTAAAGAAATTCTAACTAAGTTTAAAAATGAAAATGACATCCACATCTACACCCATTAA